The segment TAGTATATACGTAGACATTAAAGGGGTCAGTTGTTGTTCGTTTCTTATCTCCTCAGGCAGCACCCCTTTTGCAAGCAAATCATAAATTTTTTTCAACAAGCTGTTTATAACAAGAATCCTCTCAGGTAATACCTTGGGAAATCCTCTTCTTGCTGTCTCTAAAAGAGCATCAATATCTTGCTGTCTCAGTTCCACAAAACGATTTATAAATAGGAACGCCTGTATCTGAAGATGATCAGGAAGATAATTGTTGAAAGCCTCTCTGAATGATTGACTTTCAATATTATTGTGTGGATGTATAAAAATGATCGCATTTGCCTCTTTCAGGTATTCATGAGACACTTCAGCGAGCCCTCCTACCGCATTCACACCTGGAGTATCTACGATCTTTAAATCAGTAGACTTGAATCCGAAGGGATATCCCATCGAAACTTTTTTGACAATTTTTGATAGATCCTTGTGAACCTCCAAATATTCTTGAATCTTGCTCCTAAATTCATCATCAGACAAATTTTTAGGATTATATTTATTCCTATTTTTCTCTTTTACTTTAGGATCAGAATTCTCTAAATCAAAACTCTTTATTAATTCATCAACACCACTAGCACTGATCTCTTTTGGCTTGTTATCAATCAACCAGTCATTCAGTTGAATAAATGGTAATGGACGCCAATTCTCATCGAGTGCTGCAACCTCTTCTAGCTTTTTCTGAAGAGCAGCAATACCATCTTCCAATTGAAAGGTTTCATTCTTCTTCTCGTCGTCTCCATACTCAACAATTAAATAAATTTTCCCCCTGTTTGGTTCACTACTTATATCTGCACCTGTGTCTGCACCTGTGTCTGTAATCTCGATAACACTACTGGTACATTGCAAAATTCCCGTAGGGAGGATCGGTTCCCCAAGCAGCCCATTAATAAATGTAGACTTGCCAGACTTAGCTTCCCCTGCAACGGCTAGTACATAACGATTGCTTTTGAGATTCTTAATTTCATCAGTTAGGAGTTCTAGCTTACTATTCAAACCAGCGATCTCTTTATCTTCACACTCACCTAATTCATGGAACTGCTTTTTACAGTTCTCAAACAACTCAATTACTGCTTTGCGTTGATTTTCAACAAAATCCGTGATGAGCATGAGAGTTCACTCGAAGTATTGTTTGCTTAATTCAAGCTAGTAGGGGTAGCTTCCCCGCCGCTCTGCAGCGAAGAGGACAAACTGCAATCCGAAGCTTCAAGTTCGGCAGCAGATCCTATTTCATACCCCGTCTACTTGCAGCGGGGTTCTTTGATTTGCTCTTCCATAGGCTGCAAGTACTAACAAATATAAGTTTCAAGTAGTTTTGTTTGTTACAAATTTCGCTTCTGTCAAACAAAACGTCCACCCAAAAACCGGATTTTTAGCACAAAGTTAAGTTTATCTTGGAGAAATTTCACTGCTACAGGCTCCACAGAAGGTTGGATAAGAGATTTCAGCCTCTAGCAACTTTATCCTTGTTGTAGTAAAGTTTCCTTTAAGATCTGGAAGATCAAGATCTTTCAGAAAAGTGCATCTAAGTTCTAAGCTTACATCTATTGCATCTATAGAAAATGACATCATCAGGGAACTCTGCTAGCAAGCGCAAGCGGGGTATTGTCTTGACCTCGCAAGGCATGAACAGAATCCGAGAAGCGATCGAACTTGTTCAAACTGAAGAAAACTTTGGGCAAAAGCTAACGATCGCCGCTCTTAGTACTCGCACTCGTTTAACACCCGATACCATTGCCAAAGTGTTAGATGGAGAACAGGGAGTCGATCGCCGCACTTTGGATAGCTTTTTTCGCACCTTTAATTTAGAGCTGAACGAGAGTGACTATTGCCAAGCCGACCTCAAGCAAGCAGAGAACCCCAAGAACACCATCTCTCCTTCTCAAATACAAATCAATTGGGGAGAAGCTCCCGATGTTTCTGTCTTTTATGGCCGCACTAAGGAACTCCAGATCCTAAAACAATGGATGCTATGCGATCGTTGCCGAT is part of the Trichocoleus sp. genome and harbors:
- a CDS encoding dynamin family protein, yielding MLITDFVENQRKAVIELFENCKKQFHELGECEDKEIAGLNSKLELLTDEIKNLKSNRYVLAVAGEAKSGKSTFINGLLGEPILPTGILQCTSSVIEITDTGADTGADISSEPNRGKIYLIVEYGDDEKKNETFQLEDGIAALQKKLEEVAALDENWRPLPFIQLNDWLIDNKPKEISASGVDELIKSFDLENSDPKVKEKNRNKYNPKNLSDDEFRSKIQEYLEVHKDLSKIVKKVSMGYPFGFKSTDLKIVDTPGVNAVGGLAEVSHEYLKEANAIIFIHPHNNIESQSFREAFNNYLPDHLQIQAFLFINRFVELRQQDIDALLETARRGFPKVLPERILVINSLLKKIYDLLAKGVLPEEIRNEQQLTPLMSTYILDKNDGKITDLQEPILKDSNFQAVREVLTNFAEGILSERLSKVVEEVKFVCGEHLKIYGNEISTLRSKLEKSPKEFDEQIQIFQDKLETYMKNLDDFLLKNREDYVGNDTESKRRFLDLRDKYIRLVEQSSDKDEVIKHYDDFIFDCNQEVSSIAKELAQKIDGRVKSLVDAEEALRLPEVKIKTVTFEKEAALEPSSWDKIRRVLVRGSRAAVSSLVENFTDLFTGAKTLDHVVIEAAKAAANEALPDLNDVKEDTKVFIRNGVGKVISSLSAAYREATGPAMEELRGIVNLRKTKLEDLNNRKQVAEQLTNEINSYEGKCQQVSDILQSAESIERALQELQTRG